Proteins from one Erpetoichthys calabaricus chromosome 11, fErpCal1.3, whole genome shotgun sequence genomic window:
- the LOC114659999 gene encoding small integral membrane protein 32-like → MLKGLLINSTSSPSFETMAQTSTPSLNTSQAAVSVAALLKPTGRGLREGDLNKPDLLTYLVMFIILFLLVVLIVFFINCQLKNSFFMSLPYDRSLREARNSWRTARV, encoded by the coding sequence ATGCTCAAAGGATTACTGATCAACTCCACTTCCTCTCCCAGTTTTGAAACGATGGCCCAAACCAGCACGCCCAGTTTAAACACGTCGCAAGCCGCAGTCAGCGTGGCGGCGCTGCTCAAGCCAACCGGCCGCGGGCTTCGCGAAGGAGACTTAAACAAACCCGACCTGCTCACCTATCTCGTtatgtttatcattttgtttttgctggtcGTGCTCATTGTGTTTTTTATCAATTGCCAGCTGAAGAATTCCTTCTTTATGTCTCTGCCCTACGACAGGTCGCTACGGGAAGCCCGCAATTCATGGAGAACTGCCAGGGTGTGA